A region from the Drosophila bipectinata strain 14024-0381.07 chromosome 3R, DbipHiC1v2, whole genome shotgun sequence genome encodes:
- the Ugt35C1 gene encoding UDP-glucosyltransferase 2 → MRFFTIVAVVFCALSAQMLETESAKILATLPFPGRSQYIFVESYFKALADKGHQVTVINAFKNKPYPNIRFIEALKVHEYNDEMLGSLNEPTLWQQLNAFDGMMIKITEITLEDEGVKKLLDSGETFDLVLAEMLQMEPLYALAQHFNATLAGFSSFGADEKVDEAFGNISPLSYNPLVTSPRTSKMTFLERLENQYEAAVELIHRHWVHLPKMQKVYKKYFPNAKKTMEEAMDSFSLVLLGQHFSLSHPRPFLPNMIEVGGLHISHKPKPLPEDIKTFIEESKHGVIYFSMGSNVKSKDLPQETRETLLKTFAKLKQRVLWKFEDDDMPEKPDNVLIKKWYPQPDILAHPNVKMFITHGGLLSTIESIYFGKPVLGLPVFYDQFMNVGRAQRIGFGLGLDLNNLKQSELEESIQKILSTPSFAKVAASLGEQYRDQPQPALERAVWWTEYVLRHKGAPHLRSSARDLNFFQLHSLDTLAVLLGVPILAILILIKLSSKLIRSKPKKCPHADKLKKQ, encoded by the exons ATGAGATTTTTTACTATCGTTGCCGTTGTGTTTTGTGCGCTCAGCGCCCAGATGCTCGAAACCGAGAGCGCCAAGATATTGGCGACTCTGCCGTTTCCGGGTCGGTCGCAGTACATCTTTGTGGAGTCCTATTTCAAGGCTTTGGCCGACAAAGGTCACCAGGTCACTGTGATCAACGCTTTCAAGAATAAGCCGTATCCGAACATAAGGTTCATCGAGGCCCTTAAAGTTCACGAATACAATGATG AAATGTTGGGCTCGCTGAATGAACCTACTCTGTGGCAACAACTAAACGCGTTTGACGGTATGATGATCAAAATTACGGAAATTACTTTGGAAGATGAAGGTGTTAAGAAGCTACTGGACTCTGGAGAGACCTTCGATCTTGTGCTGGCAGAGATGCTTCAAATGGAACCTCTTTATGCCCTAGCGCAGCACTTCAACGCAACTTTGGCGGGCTTTTCGAGTTTCGGAGCAGATGAGAAGGTCGACGAAGCCTTCGGAAATATATCCCCGCTGTCCTATAACCCACTAGTGACCTCTCCCCGTACCAGTAAAATGACATTTTTGGAACGTCTGGAGAACCAATACGAAGCTGCTGTAGAGTTAATTCACCGCCATTGGGTTCATCTGCCAAAAATGCAAAAGGTttacaaaaagtatttcccGAACGCCAAGAAAACAATGGAAGAGGCTATGGATAGTTTTTCCCTGGTTCTGCTGGGTCAGCACTTTTCTCTGAGCCACCCACGGCCCTTTTTGCCCAACATGATTGAGGTGGGCGGACTGCACATTTCCCACAAACCGAAGCCGCTGCCCGAGGACATTAAAACGTTTATTGAAGAATCAAAACATGGAGTGATCTACTTCTCCATGGGATCGAATGTGAAGAGCAAGGATCTTCCGCAGGAGACCCGGGAAACGTTACTGAAAACATTTGCCAAGCTGAAGCAGCGAGTGTTGTGGAAATTCGAGGACGATGATATGCCGGAAAAACCAGACAACGTATTGATTAAGAAGTGGTATCCCCAACCCGACATCCTAGCACACCCCAATGTAAAAATGTTCATCACCCATGGAGGCTTGTTGAGCACCATAgaaagtatttattttggaAAGCCCGTGCTGGGCTTGCCGGTCTTCTATGACCAGTTCATGAATGTTGGACGCGCCCAGAGAATTGGTTTCGGATTGGGACTAGATCTAAACAATCTAAAGCAATCAGAATTGGAAGAGTCTATCCAAAAGATTTTATCTACGCCCAGTTTTGCAAAAGTGGCAGCTTCCCTCGGAGAGCAGTATCGGGATCAGCCGCAACCTGCTTTGGAACGCGCTGTCTGGTGGACGGAGTATGTACTCCGACACAAGGGTGCCCCTCATCTGCGATCATCAGCCAGGGATCTTAACTTCTTCCAGCTTCACAGTCTGGATACCCTGGCAGTACTTTTGGGAGTACCTATTCTGGCTATTCTCATCCTCATCAAACTGTCCAGTAAATTGATTCGAAGCAAACCTAAAAAGTGCCCCCACGCTGATAAGCTAAAAAAACAGTAG
- the SdhCL gene encoding uncharacterized protein SdhCL, giving the protein MYASCHVSRGLKQCSPLIRQLVIQKPLMRTRIPLKLAVRGMAAKDSKGEGKGSAGNGPAIVGPGGNVITPPVTLKVIPARDPLKLGYDDRNMILGRALAPHLTIYKLQLTSGLSICLRISGFVLGVFVWALGISALFCQGNMEGFLTKLQDCDCGTLLTLSKVMVAIPFAYHLVAGTRHLIWYLNVFTTISEVYATGYVAMVLAVLLAVGLMKAQSSEPEPEVVDLTKGKKGQKVDPKKNAKADPKKPDPKAKADPKGKADPKGKADPKKDPKKQDSK; this is encoded by the exons ATGTACGCAAG TTGCCATGTGTCAAGAGGTCTAAAACAGTGTAGCCCGCTTATAAGACAGCTCGTGATTCAGAAACCACTTATGCGGACTAGGATACCTTTAAAGCTGGCTGTTCGGGGAATGGCTGCCAAGGATTCTAAGGGAGAAGGCAAAGGAAGTGCAGGAAACGGACCTGCTATTGTAGGTCCAGGTGGTAATGTCATTACACCGCCAGTCACACTGAAAGTTATTCCCGCCCGGGATCCACTGAAATTGGGCTACGACGATCGCAATATGATTCTGGGCCGGGCGCTAGCTCCACATTTGACCATATACAAGCTACAATTGACATCTGGGCTGTCAATATGCCTTCGAATCAGTGGCTTTGTCCTGGGGGTGTTCGTTTGGGCACTGGGAATATCCGCACTCTTTTGCCAGGGAAATATGGAAGGATTTTTGACTAAGCTCCAGGATTGTGATTGTGGCACGCTTCTGACATTATCTAAGGTGATGGTAGCTATACCATTCGCATACCATTTGGTCGCAGGAACGCGCCACTTAATCTGGTATCTGAATGTTTTTACCACGATTTCGGAAGTGTACGCAACTGGTTATGTGGCTATGGTATTAGCTGTTTTATTAGCCGTTGGATTGATGAAAGCCCAGTCTTCTGAGCCGGAGCCCGAGGTTGTAGATCTAACAAAGGGGAAAAAAGGCCAAAAGGTGGATCCAAAAAAGAATGCGAAGGCTGACCCCAAGAAACCTGACCCCAAAGCTAAAGCCGACCCAAAAGGTAAAGCAGACCCAAAAGGTAAAGCCGACCCAAAGAAAGACCCCAAAAAGCAAGATTCCAAATAA